One genomic window of Eisenibacter elegans DSM 3317 includes the following:
- a CDS encoding acyclic terpene utilization AtuA family protein produces MHTSLPNTPVRIAGGQGFYGDSPQAAIAIAKAKAADYIMMDALAELTLSILQKDKQRDTGAGYARDIDFLAKSLYPLAYRQGIKIVSSGGGLNPWGAAERVVKTMRAQGIEGFRVAVVTGDDFSARIDELRQGGELLQHLDSGEPFDPEKYRLTHANVYTGAAGVAEALSQGADLVLTGRVADPALVLGILVHHYGWTLDDAQAPAELDLLAAGIVAGHVIECGGQASGGNSYAEFPPNYSLHNLAYPIAEIWPDGRTEFTRLTSQGGKVSRNTIREQLVYEIHNPAAYITPDVTADLTQIQLEQIAPDRVRLTGVKGNPRPEKLKLAMGYEAGYLSEQLLFFTAPYAVQKARLWEDAVRQTWVGLPMLQITEAQFQYIGIDGIHPGALPPLSPEQETQLREVGLRIAIRHPDEQTGKQAFQATTCLGLNGPPGVCSMPGWGKINRQQLALFPTLIDRRWVATKVEMMST; encoded by the coding sequence ATGCATACGTCCTTACCCAACACGCCTGTCCGCATTGCCGGAGGACAAGGCTTTTACGGCGATAGCCCCCAAGCGGCCATTGCCATTGCCAAGGCCAAAGCCGCTGACTATATTATGATGGATGCTCTGGCCGAACTGACCCTGTCGATTCTCCAAAAAGACAAACAGCGCGACACTGGCGCAGGATACGCCCGTGATATCGACTTTTTGGCCAAAAGCCTCTACCCATTGGCCTACCGCCAAGGAATCAAGATTGTAAGCAGTGGCGGTGGCCTGAACCCTTGGGGCGCGGCAGAGCGTGTCGTCAAGACGATGCGTGCACAGGGTATCGAAGGGTTTCGGGTGGCTGTTGTTACGGGCGATGATTTCAGTGCTCGTATCGACGAACTACGCCAAGGTGGGGAGCTTTTGCAGCACCTAGACTCAGGAGAGCCTTTTGACCCCGAAAAATACCGCCTTACCCACGCCAACGTATACACCGGTGCCGCTGGGGTGGCCGAAGCCCTCAGCCAAGGGGCTGACCTCGTCCTGACGGGGCGCGTGGCTGACCCTGCCCTCGTGCTGGGTATCTTAGTACACCATTACGGCTGGACGCTAGACGATGCTCAAGCACCTGCCGAGCTTGACTTGCTGGCTGCGGGAATCGTAGCTGGGCACGTAATCGAGTGTGGTGGCCAAGCCTCCGGAGGCAACTCCTATGCCGAGTTCCCCCCCAACTACTCTCTCCACAACCTTGCCTATCCCATTGCCGAAATCTGGCCCGACGGGCGCACCGAGTTCACACGCCTCACTAGCCAAGGAGGCAAGGTCTCCCGCAATACCATCCGAGAGCAATTGGTATATGAAATACACAATCCGGCGGCCTACATCACCCCCGACGTAACCGCCGATCTGACACAGATACAGCTCGAACAAATAGCCCCCGACCGGGTACGCCTAACAGGCGTAAAAGGTAACCCACGCCCCGAAAAACTCAAACTCGCTATGGGCTACGAAGCTGGCTACTTGAGTGAACAACTGCTTTTCTTTACTGCCCCCTATGCCGTCCAAAAAGCCCGCCTGTGGGAAGATGCTGTGCGCCAAACTTGGGTCGGATTGCCGATGCTGCAAATCACAGAGGCACAGTTCCAATACATCGGTATCGACGGCATCCACCCGGGCGCGCTGCCCCCGCTCAGCCCCGAACAAGAGACTCAACTCCGCGAAGTAGGGCTACGCATCGCCATCCGCCATCCCGACGAACAAACCGGCAAGCAGGCCTTTCAGGCTACTACCTGCCTCGGCCTCAATGGCCCTCCCGGCGTATGTAGTATGCCCGGCTGGGGAAAAATCAACCGCCAACAACTGGCCCTCTTCCCTACCCTCATAGACCGCCGCTGGGTGGCTACTAAGGTGGAGATGATGAGTACTTAA
- a CDS encoding RNA 2'-phosphotransferase, translating to MRQKGFDIDLDLLKTVVATNAKKRFALSEDFTQIRANQEHSISVDLAYEVQSPPEILYHVTAQQHVAAIWREGIHKGQRHHVHLSPDPATAHNVGQRHGKPYVFVVLAQEMHAAGHLFYCTQNGVWLTKHVPTQFLREG from the coding sequence ATGCGTCAAAAAGGCTTTGATATAGACCTCGACCTACTCAAAACAGTGGTAGCCACCAATGCCAAAAAGCGCTTTGCCCTTAGTGAAGATTTTACCCAAATCAGGGCCAACCAAGAACATTCTATCTCGGTAGACTTGGCTTACGAGGTCCAAAGCCCTCCCGAAATACTCTACCACGTCACAGCACAGCAACACGTAGCCGCCATTTGGCGCGAGGGCATACACAAAGGCCAACGACACCACGTACACCTCAGCCCCGACCCCGCCACCGCCCACAACGTAGGCCAACGACACGGTAAGCCCTATGTCTTTGTAGTGCTAGCCCAAGAAATGCACGCCGCCGGACACCTCTTCTACTGCACCCAAAATGGTGTGTGGCTCACCAAACACGTCCCTACACAGTTTTTGAGGGAGGGGTAG
- a CDS encoding HIRAN domain-containing protein, with translation MLILALILILAIGLIAILSNQKPEAAKAGAKPKKELPNKASKEEQNWQRYLAQFGAHTGEVVDMEETFVVGVKYNNDHTNIPRQQIIAKCRAGDKLLLIPEPNNPKDSYAVMVCRLSGEQIGYINADLAMDVGARLNSGVRVDAEIIFIEKIHNLLEVRIRLSKYRRRRDLPQIK, from the coding sequence ATGTTAATCTTAGCCCTCATACTTATTTTGGCCATTGGTCTTATCGCGATACTCAGCAACCAAAAGCCTGAAGCAGCCAAGGCAGGAGCCAAGCCCAAAAAAGAGCTCCCCAACAAAGCCAGCAAAGAAGAACAAAACTGGCAGCGCTACTTGGCGCAATTTGGCGCACACACTGGCGAAGTGGTAGATATGGAAGAGACTTTTGTGGTAGGGGTGAAGTACAACAATGACCACACCAACATACCACGCCAACAGATCATCGCCAAATGCCGTGCCGGCGACAAATTGCTGCTCATCCCTGAACCCAACAACCCCAAGGATTCTTATGCCGTGATGGTCTGCCGCCTGAGTGGAGAGCAAATCGGCTACATCAATGCAGACCTTGCGATGGATGTAGGCGCTAGGCTTAACAGCGGTGTGAGGGTTGATGCCGAAATCATCTTTATCGAAAAAATACACAACCTGCTCGAAGTACGTATCCGTCTCAGCAAGTACAGACGCCGCAGAGACCTCCCCCAAATTAAATAA
- a CDS encoding GNAT family N-acetyltransferase, giving the protein MKNLTIHPTTPSIAEFQELRQLVGWETLPDLLVEKALAGTIFGICIRHQDQAVACGRIVGDGSLYYYLQDVIVHPDFQHKGLAKMVMAYLLSYLEKNAHPQAIIAWVKQPSIMANFFEQYGFTQRSDSELMVCQNINSSAI; this is encoded by the coding sequence ATGAAAAACTTGACCATTCACCCAACAACCCCCTCAATAGCAGAATTCCAAGAGCTGAGGCAGCTCGTTGGCTGGGAAACCCTCCCTGACCTGCTCGTCGAAAAAGCCCTTGCAGGAACTATATTCGGTATTTGCATCCGCCACCAAGATCAAGCCGTGGCCTGCGGGCGTATCGTGGGCGACGGCAGTTTGTACTATTACTTGCAAGATGTAATCGTACATCCTGACTTTCAACACAAGGGATTGGCCAAAATGGTGATGGCGTATTTACTAAGCTACCTAGAGAAAAATGCTCACCCTCAGGCCATTATCGCTTGGGTAAAACAGCCTTCTATTATGGCTAATTTTTTTGAGCAATATGGCTTCACACAACGCTCCGATAGTGAATTAATGGTCTGCCAAAACATAAACAGCTCGGCGATTTAA
- a CDS encoding carotenoid oxygenase family protein, whose protein sequence is MTANPNFRPFIFGTRNATDFTLNILQGQMPEDLYGVVYLAAPSGSVNSEGLPYPEKYPDGTNNREYATPLMNGDGMIYKIDFNTPGQAQLQTKLLKTPCYYADEATCRTGPLANEKHYKHYFFRNMGIARLSPILGARNMLNTAVIPFQRQGESSPRLLATYDVGRPFEFDPQSLELITPIGLNTEWVAATPPLLRFPFPLAQSTAHPVFDPKTRELFMVNYTKSMETLLSSIQLLGDSLLDATRSEEELDKIAEEYLRTEDKQTAQQALTRLLARSEKGIGGWLRSLISKLGIKAIDTTAPPDQVFLMRWNGQDQNLQKWRVLDTEGKDLRIQQCMHQLGITEDYVLLADSSFKFTLDTLINNPFPHNPRIDRFIRELIGAPMLPYLDIYLVKRSELSNAATVQARKMPTPVPLEAIHFSCNYANPNNQITLYAAHNTAACAAEWLRPYDTQATDGQPIEQQMMSLFAIGAMDMGRIGKFVIDAASGEIKQQELLHVPLDPEKQATDPDGKHTWSVGLYTYRGMIAPDEQVDAIRQLYLVSTALDHRTLSRYIYRLYQNHPKRLVSPERLLEYTRKGVPYNLIRVDTDSMQVADFYAFPADYNMFSVQFIPRKRQGALPEGVDPAQDGYLLCTMVNRLPNQQEGYRCEMWLFDAANLSQGPVAVLGHPELQYGFTLHSTWIAQAVSPQNTPYRIDIRQDYDALLRTIWWLPKRRRIRQLFEQYIYPHF, encoded by the coding sequence ATGACCGCCAACCCCAACTTTCGCCCGTTCATCTTCGGTACGCGCAATGCGACTGACTTTACCCTCAATATCCTCCAAGGCCAAATGCCAGAGGATTTGTACGGAGTTGTATATTTAGCAGCCCCTAGTGGTTCGGTCAACTCCGAGGGCTTGCCATATCCCGAAAAATACCCTGATGGTACTAATAACAGAGAGTATGCTACTCCGTTGATGAATGGCGATGGGATGATTTATAAAATAGACTTCAACACTCCCGGACAAGCACAGCTGCAAACCAAGCTCCTCAAGACACCCTGTTACTATGCCGACGAAGCCACCTGCCGTACGGGGCCTTTGGCCAACGAGAAACATTACAAACATTACTTTTTTAGAAATATGGGTATTGCCCGGCTCTCCCCCATCTTGGGAGCGCGCAATATGCTCAACACGGCAGTCATTCCGTTTCAGCGCCAGGGCGAGTCAAGCCCACGCTTACTGGCTACCTACGATGTAGGGCGGCCCTTTGAGTTTGATCCGCAGAGCCTAGAGCTCATCACACCCATAGGCCTCAATACGGAGTGGGTGGCTGCCACCCCACCGCTCTTACGCTTTCCTTTTCCCTTGGCGCAGTCTACAGCTCACCCAGTATTTGACCCCAAAACACGGGAGCTGTTTATGGTCAATTATACCAAGTCGATGGAAACCTTGCTTTCTTCTATCCAACTCTTGGGCGACAGCTTGCTCGATGCCACGCGTAGCGAAGAGGAATTGGATAAGATTGCCGAAGAATATCTCCGCACCGAAGACAAACAGACCGCCCAACAAGCCCTCACACGCTTGCTGGCGCGTAGCGAAAAAGGCATAGGCGGTTGGTTGAGAAGTCTTATTAGCAAGTTGGGTATCAAAGCAATAGATACTACAGCGCCTCCTGACCAAGTATTTCTGATGCGTTGGAATGGTCAAGACCAAAACCTGCAAAAATGGCGGGTGCTCGACACAGAGGGCAAGGATCTCCGCATCCAACAGTGTATGCACCAACTCGGCATCACAGAAGATTATGTACTCTTGGCCGATTCGTCGTTTAAGTTCACCCTCGATACCCTCATCAACAATCCCTTCCCACACAACCCCCGAATAGACCGATTCATCCGAGAGTTGATAGGAGCGCCGATGTTGCCTTATTTGGACATTTACCTCGTAAAACGCAGCGAACTGAGCAATGCCGCTACCGTCCAAGCACGTAAAATGCCAACACCCGTTCCCCTGGAGGCCATTCACTTCTCTTGTAATTACGCCAACCCCAACAATCAAATTACCCTCTATGCCGCCCACAATACCGCTGCCTGTGCTGCAGAGTGGCTACGCCCCTATGATACACAAGCAACCGACGGCCAACCGATAGAACAACAGATGATGAGTTTGTTTGCTATTGGCGCTATGGATATGGGGCGTATCGGCAAGTTTGTCATCGATGCTGCCTCTGGTGAAATCAAACAACAAGAGCTGCTCCACGTCCCCCTAGACCCCGAAAAACAAGCCACCGACCCCGATGGCAAGCATACTTGGTCTGTCGGGCTGTATACCTACCGTGGGATGATTGCTCCAGACGAACAGGTAGACGCTATCCGACAACTGTATCTTGTCAGTACTGCGTTAGACCATCGCACCCTCAGCCGATACATATACAGATTGTACCAAAATCATCCCAAACGCTTAGTTTCACCTGAGCGTTTGTTAGAATATACCCGAAAAGGTGTGCCCTATAACTTGATTAGGGTAGATACGGACTCGATGCAAGTGGCAGATTTTTATGCATTCCCAGCGGACTATAATATGTTTTCGGTGCAGTTTATCCCACGCAAACGCCAAGGAGCCCTACCGGAAGGGGTAGACCCCGCACAAGACGGCTACTTGCTCTGTACTATGGTAAATCGCCTGCCCAATCAACAGGAAGGTTATCGCTGCGAAATGTGGCTATTTGATGCCGCCAACCTCAGCCAAGGGCCGGTTGCAGTATTAGGACACCCTGAGTTACAGTATGGCTTTACGCTACACTCTACTTGGATTGCACAGGCCGTATCGCCTCAAAATACACCCTACCGGATTGACATTCGCCAAGACTATGACGCACTGCTACGGACAATCTGGTGGCTACCCAAGCGCCGACGCATCCGCCAATTGTTCGAACAGTATATTTATCCGCATTTTTGA